From the genome of Pseudomonas sp. WJP1:
GTCCCTGGGCGGTGACAGCACGCACTTCCTCGAACGCGCCTCGAAAGTCCAGTGGGGCCTGATGATCGCGGTATTCTGCGTATCCCATGTCCCCGCCCTGCTGACCCTGGACATCGCCGGTTATGAGGGGCGAAACCTGCTGCTGATCGCCTATCTGGTGATCGTGGTGCAGATGTCGGATGTGCTGCAGTACGTGTGCGGCAAATTGTTCGGCAAACGCAAGATCGCCCCGAACCTGTCGCCGTCCAAGACCGTGGAAGGTTTTGTCGGCGGCATCCTGCTGGCCTCGCTGATTGGCTGCGCCTTGTGGTGGATCACGCCGTTCACCGCCTGGCAGTCGCTGCTCATAGCGCTGCTGATCAACCTGCTGGGGTTCGCCGGCGGCATCGTGATGTCGGCGATCAAGCGCGACCGTGGGGTGAAGGATTGGGGGCATATGATCGAGGGTCATGGCGGCATGCTCGATCGCCTGGACTCGGTGTGTTTTGCTGCGCCGATCTTCTTTCATCTGGTTCGGTATGGGTGGACCTGATTGCATTGATCCCAGCCACATGAGCGGACTAGCAGTTCTGATAGTGGGCAAAAACTGAAAAGGCGCCGATGCTTTAGGTTCAGCTTTATGGACCTTGATCGGAGCTCAGCCAATGCCCATATCACCTCGCCCGAATCTGCTATGCAGTTACCGCTATGACGCCCTGGATCGATCTATCGATTGGGCGCCGATTGGGCAAGCAAGCATTCAGCGTTTTCACTGCAAAGAGCGCTTGGCCACTGAAATCCAGGACTCAGTCAAGCATAGTATTTTTCAGCATGAGGACCAGGTGTTGGGGCAACAGCAGCATATGGACGACAAAATCGACATCACTCTGCTGACAACCGACCTGCAAGGGTCGGTATTGAATGCTCTCGACACGCACCGACCAAATCCCATTGCTTATACGCCCTATGGCCATCGCCGACCCGGCAGCGGATTGCTTAGTCTGCTTGGGTTTAACGGCGAACGGCCCGATCCGGTGACCGGGCATTATCATTTGGGGCATGGGTATCGGCAGTTCAATCCGGTGTTGATGCGATTTAACAGCCCGGACAGTTTGAGTCCGTTTGGAAAGGGCGGGTTGAATTCTTATGTTTATTGCGGCGGAAATCCAGTTAATCGTGTGGATCCGAGCGGGCATAAACACAAGCTTCTCAAAGGATTAAAAACAAAATTCCGTAAAAGCACTAACGATTCAATGTCGCCCACCACCGAAGATCTGATAAATACACACGCACAAAACCTATCAAATAAAAATAACAAATCAAACAGAATGTCAATGCGTGAACGCATGACTAGCGAAACGTATTACTATGGGGACGACATGTTAATACGCATAAAACAAAAGCAAGAGCTTAAATCCACAACAAAAAAACAAAAATATGAATGGGAGTCCGCTCTCGAATTAGCTAGATCACAGCTGGAGGAAATGCTCGACACATTGAAAGACATGACTCACCTTTACAAAAATGATGCTGCTATTCTGAAGACACAGAAGCAATGGCAAAACTTCCATTCGGAAGTACTGAAAACTCAATCACATTTTTCTAGTATTCCAATGCACCGATTTGAGCGCCCTTCTTCAGGAGCAACAACTCGAGAGGCAGCAACGAATATACGGAATTCCACCAAAGAAAAAATGGACTAAAAGAGAATAAAAAGTGAGTAAAGACAGTAAAGGAGACCGACAGTAAAGGAGACAGATTTATTTTACTCTATAAAAAGGGCGCCTGATGGCGCCCTCTTCCTGCTCTTACTTAATGTTGCAGAGCCGGCTTTTGCGTTCCGTTGATCGGGATGCGCTTGGCTTTCGCCTCTTCCGGAACAACCCGCAACAGGTCGATGCTCAACAGACCGTTGCGCAAGTCCGCGGCCTTGATTTCGATGTGATCGGCCAGGCGAAACGACAGCTTGAACGCACGCTGGGCAATGCCCTGGTGCAGGAAGGTCACACCTTCATTGGCGTCGCGTTTGCCGCCACTGATGGTCAGCACGCCCTTCTCGACTTGCAGGTCCAGGTCTTCTTCCTGGAAGCCGGCCGCCGCCACGACGATGCGGTATTGGTCGTCACCGTGTTTCTCGACGTTGTAGGGTGGGTAGGTGCTGCCTGGCTCGTTGCGCAGGGCGGTTTCGAACAGATCGTTGAAACGGTCGAAGCCTACCGAGGAACGGAACAGTGGGGCCAGGGAAAATGCGGTACTCATGGTTCAAATCTCCTGAAAACAATCAGCAAGGTTTTTGTCTCCGCGACCCGAATTCGGCATCGCGTAACCCTTAGATAGGGACCGCTGATTGGTTTTCAAGAGATTTTCCGCAGATTTTTTCAGGCCGCTTCAGCCACCTGCAGACCCAACAAACGTGAGACCTGATCCAGTTCAGTCTCACGGCGCAGGACGGTGAACAGCTCTACCGCCTCCGGATAATTGCGGGTCAACATCGCCAGCCACTGCTTCAAGCGACCCGGCGATTGGCGTGCTGTCATCTGCGCCTTGGCTTGCAGCCAGAAGTCCTGGATGAGCGGCAACAGTTCGGCCCAGGTCATCTCGACGACTTCTTCACCGGCCTTCGCCGCTGCGATTTGCCGGGCGAGATCCGGGCGCGAAACCAGGCCACGACCGAGCATGATGTCTTCCACGCCACTGATTTCCCGGCAACGGCGCCAGTCTTCGACGCTCCAGATATCGCCGTTGGCGAACACCGGCACCTTGACCACGTCCTGTACGCGCGGGATCCACTCCCAATGGGCGGGTGGCTTGTAGCCGTCGGTCTTGGTCCGTGCGTGGACCACGATATGCTCGGCGCCGCCTTCAGCCAGGGCCGTGGCGCAGACCAGCGAACCGTCCGGGCTATCAAAGCCCAGGCGCATCTTGGCCGTTACCGGGATGTGCGCCGGAACGGCGCGACGGACATGCTCGACGATCTGGTTGAGCAGCTCAGGCTCCTTGAGCAGCACGGCACCGCCCCGGGACTTGTTGACCGTCTTGGCCGGGCAGCCGAAATTGAGGTCGATCACCTCAGAGCCCAGCTCGCACGCCAGCGCGGCGTTTTCCGCCAGGCACACTGGATCGGAACCCAGCAGCTGTACGCGCAGTGGCACACCAGAGGCAGTCCGGGCACCGTTCAGCAGCTCCGGGCCGAATTTATGGAAATAGGCAGGCGTGAGCAGTTGGTCGTTGACCCGAATGAACTCGGTCACGCACCAATCAATACCGCCCACTCGGGTCAGCACGTCGCGCAGGATATCGTCGACCAACCCCTCCATGGGTGCCAAGGCAATTTGCATGAAAAACACACTCAACGAAAAACGTGCGGCAGTTTACTGGTTTCGGCGTGCAGAAGGTATTTCGTCAGACCGGATGGTGGCGTTTGTGCGGACGTCTTCGCTGTAGGAGCGAGGCTTGCCCGCGAAGAGGCCCGTTCGGACAATCAGATCGTGAGCTGCAACGCAGGCCCGTAACCTTCGATGAATTCCGCAGGCATGCGCTTGGGCTTGCCCGTGGACAGCTCGATGCAAACGAACGTGGTTTGCGCGCGCAGCAAGGTCGAGTTGTCGCTGGGGCGCTTCAGCTGGAAATGCCGGGTCATCCGCAGGCGCTGGTCCCAATCGACGATCCAGGTCGCCAACTGCAGCTCGTCGCCTTCATAGGCGGCCGCCAGGTAATCGATCTCGTGCCGCACCACCGCCATCGCCCGGTCCAGCCGCCGATATTCGACCAGATCCAGGCCGAGGCGCTGGGAGTGGCGCCAGGCACAGCGTTCGAGCCAGGTCACGTACACCGCGTTATTGGCGTGCCCCAGCCCGTCGATGTCTTCGGCGCCCACTTGCAGATCAATGATAAACGGCGTTGCCCGATCCCAGCCCATGCCCCACTCCCCGGTCAGATTGATTCGACCCGGGCAGTGTAACGGATGCTCAGGCCGATTGGCGCGATTGCAGGCTGCGACCGGCCAGCAGTGATAACACGCCATCAATCACCCGCGGGTCGGCCAGCACCCGCTGATGACCGCCTTCCTGCAGACGCAGCAGGCGACTGTCGAACCAGGCTTCGTGGATCAGCTGCGATTCCTTGACCGGGACATGGGTGTCATCTTCGGCATGCACGATCAGGCCAGGCATGTCGAGCTGGTAGTGCGCGACATCCAGCATCGCCGCGCGCATGCCGACGTCAGTCTCGACCTGGCGGATGAACGCCGAACGGGCTTTCGGGGGCAACCCCACATAGCGTGCGAAACCGCGCAATACCCCGAGAATCCGCGCCGGGGCGGCGATGCTGACCAGGGTTTCGGTGCGCAGGCCCAATTGCACGGCGAGCATGGCACTGGCACCGCCCATCGAGTGGCCGATGACCGCTTGCAGCGGCGGCAACTCGGCGGCAGCTTCAAGCATGGCACGGGCGAACAGCACGACATTCGCCTCACGCCCGGGCGAGCGACCGTGCGCCGGGCCGTCCAGGGCGACAACCGAATAACCGGCATCGACCAGCGCCGTGATCAGGCTGGCAAACTGCGTGGGCCGGCCTTCCCAGCCGTGCATCAGCAACACTGCCGGGCCTTGCCCCCAGCGCAAGGCCGAGAGGCCGAAACGCAAAGTGATTCGTTCGGATTTGGCCAGCAGCGGCAATTCCCAATCACGCGGTGGAAAATCGCGCGGAGTCATGAACGCCAGCCGCATTTTGCTCGCCACCAGCTTGGGGGCGAACCAGCCCAAGGTGCCATTAACGCCACGAACCCACTTCAACGTGCTCATCGCATTCTCCCCAGGCCGCAGCCTTCAGGTCAACGCACCGCCGACTTGGCCGCGCGCAGCAAACGATCGGATAAATCACCGGGGCCCAGCGCCCGTGCCAGCGCCAGGCCGCCCACCATCAAGGCCAGATCGGCCAGGGCTTTGTCGGTGTCTTCAGGACTGGCCGCCAACTGCGCGACCATCAGTTCCATGTGCTCATTCAGGGCGATTCGAAACGCCTCAGGCAGGCGTCCGAGTTCACCGATCGAGGCCGGGATCGGGCACGCAGATTCGCTGGAATCACGGTGTTTGCGTGACAGATAAAACGCAGCGACCAACGCGCGACGCTCTTCACCGGTCAATTGGGCATCCATGTCGGCAATCAGGTCACGGCGGTGACCCAGCAACTGCTTGAACGCTTCGAGCATCATGGCGTCCTTGCTTTCGAAGTGCGCATAAAAGCCGCCGACGGTCAGGCCGGCTGCGCCCATCACTTCGCCAACGCTTGGCTCGGCCGGACCGCGCTGGATCAGCGCGGCGCTGGCAGCCTTGAGGATGCGTTCGCGGGTTTGAGCTTTTTTATCGTTCATCGTTGCCTCCGAATATTACGACTAGAATATTATTCTCATAATAATTTTCTGCAAGTCGTGGATGTGACCGCTGGTCTGAAGAACAGTTTGGGAGAAAGGGGGAGATTTGGCCAAACGCCAGACAAACAAAAGGGCCATTCAATAATTGAATGACCCTTATAAAATCCCGCAGAGCGGGTAATCGTGGCGTCCCCTAGGGGACTCGAACCCCTGTTACCGCCGTGAAAGGGCGGTGTCCTAGGCCACTAGACGAAGGGGACGCAAACCCTTCTATACACTGATCAGCGCTGAGAACTGATCGATTCAAGGCCGGTGTGGCCAGACCTTGAACTGTAAAATTGGTGGAGCTAAGCGGGATCGAACCGCTGACCTCCTGCATGCCATGCAGGCGCTCTCCCAGCTGAGCTATAGCCCCAGATTTTTCGCCTCGCGGCGGAGCGACATCTTGCAACATCGCTTCTGTAAAACTGGCGTCCCCTAGGGGACTCGAACCCCTGTTACCGCCGTGAAAGGGCGGTGTCCTAGGCCACTAGACGAAGGGGACGCAAACCCTTCTATACAACTGATCAGTGCTGAGTACTGATCGATTCAAAGTCGGCGTGGCCAGACCTTGAACTGTAAATTGGTGGAGCTAGACGGGATCGAACCGTCGACCTCTTGCATGCCATGCAAGCGCTCTCCCAGCTGAGCTATAGCCCCTCATCGTTGATGTTGCCGTTGGCTTCATCGCTGAGGACGGGGCGAATCTTAAGGGCGTATCGAAAGTCTGTCAAACTTATTTTTCAAAAAATTTAAAATTTTTTGCCGACATAACAATCACTTACCGCCCTCCCCCCGAAAAATCGGGAGTCTGAGGACCACTGCGCGCCCAACGACAGGCGTGCGCAATGGCCATCAGTCCGTCATCAAGCGTGTCAGGCGATAGCGCCCAACAGCTTTTCCCACTCCTTGTTTTCTTTCTTCGACACGCCGCCCAGCAGGTCGATCGCCTGGCGCAGACGGAAACGGGTCAGGTCCGGCCCGAGGATTTCCATCGCATCGAGCACCGACACCGAGCTGGCCTGGCCGGTGATCGCGGCGAACATCAGCGGCATGGCGTCACGCAGCTTCAGCTCCAGGGATTCGACCACCGCCTGAATGGTCGCGGTGATGCTGTCCTTCTCCCACTGGCGCAGGCTTTCGAGCTTCCACAGGATCAACTGCATCAACTGGCGAACCTGATCACCCGAGAGCTTCTTCGATTCGAACAGCTTGGCGTCCGGATTCACCCCACCGGCAAAGAAGAACCCGGCCAGCGGTGCGACCTGGCTGAAGGTCTCGACGCGGCCCTGCACGTGCGGCGCGATCTTCATCATGTATTCAGCGTTGAACGCCCACTTCTGCACGCGCGCGGCGAATTCTTCCACCGGCAGGTCACGCAACCACTGGCCATTGAGCCACGACAGCTTCTCGATGTCGAAAATCGGCCCGCCGAGGGAGACGCGCTTGAGGTCGAAGTTATCGACCATTTCCTGCAGCGAGAACTTCTCGCGCTCGTCCGGCATCGACCAGCCCATGCGGCCCAGGTAGTTGAGCATGGCTTCGGGCATGAAGCCCATGCGCTCGTAGAAGGTCACCGAGGTCGGGTTCTTGCGCTTGGACAGCTTGCTCTTGTCCGGGTTACGCAGCAGCGGCATGTAGCACAGCTCCGGTTGTTCCCAGCCGAAGTATTCGTACAAGAGGATCAGTTTCGGCGCCGACGGCAGCCACTCTTCGCCGCGCAGCACGTGGGTGATGCCCATCAGGTGGTCATCGACCACGTTGGCCAGGAAGTACGTCGGCAGGCCGTCGGTCTTCATCAGGACTTGCATGTCCATGCGGTCCCAAGGAATTTCCACGTCGCCACGCAGCATGTCCGGTACCACGCAAACGCCTTCGCTCGGGACTTTCATGCGGATCACGTGAGGTTCGCCAGCGGCCAGGCGGCGCGCCACTTCTTCCTTGGACAGCAACAGCGCACGGCCGTCGTAACGTGGGGTTTCGCCACGGGCCATTTGCTCGGCGCGCATCTGGTCCAGCTCTTCGGCGGTGCAGAAGCACGGGAAGGCGTGACCCAGGTCGACCAGCTGCTGGCAGTACTTCTGATAGATCTCGCCGCGCTCGCTCTGACGGTATGGACCGTGCGGGCCACCAACGTCCGGGCCTTCGCTCCAGTCGATACCCAGCCAGCGCAGGGCGTCGAAAATCTGCTGTTCGGACTCGCGGGTCGAACGCAGCTGGTCGGTGTCTTCGATCCGCAGGATGAACTCACCGCCGTGCTGCTTGGCAAAGCAGTAGTTGAACAGTGCGATGTAAGCGGTACCTACGTGGGGGTCCCCGGTAGGCGATGGCGCGATGCGCGTGCGGACGGTGGTCATGGCAAGTCTCGAAAAGAAGATCAAACAAAGGGCGAATGGTAACAGGCGACACCCGCCCCGCTCCAGTGAACAGGGCATTTAAGCCAAGTTTGCGCCTACAACGCCTGTATGCCGTGGTGAATGGCCGAATATCAGCCGATGGCATTTACCGTTTATCGGCTGTATGCCAGATTCACCTGCTGATAACTTTCCTTACATATTCTCGACTACAGTTTGCCCCATGCCTGCCCAACTCAAGCGTCGCCTGTCCATCTTCCTGTTGATTGTCCTGCTGATCGCCGGGGGCTTTTTCGCCCATTGGTTTTTCAACGGACGGTTTTATGAAAGCACTGACAACGCCTATGTCCAGGGCGAGATCACCCGGGTGTCGAGCCAGTTGGGCGCGCGCATCGATGAGGTGCTGGTGCAGGACAACCAGCACGTCGAGAAAGGCCAGTTGCTGATCCGGCTCGAAGGCGATGACTTCCGCCTCGCGGTCGAGCGCGCCAACGCGACGCTCGCCACCCGCCAGGCCGAACGCCTGCAAGCCCAGAGCAAACTGACCCAGCAGGCCAGCCTGATTGCCGCCAGCGACGCGCAGGTGGCGTCCAGTCAGGCGAGCCTGGGCCGTTCACAGATCGACCTGACCCGCGCCGAGACCTTGCGCAAGCCCGGTTATGTCTCGGAAGAACGCGTGACCACGCTCTCCGCCGACAACCACATTGCCCGCTCACAGCTGCTCAAGGCCCAGGCGGACGCCCAGGGCCAGCGCCAGCAAATCAACGCGCTGAACGCCGAAATCAAACGCCTCGACGCGCAGATTGCCAATGCCAGGGCCGACCTGGCCCAGGCCGAGCTGAACCTCACCCGCAGTGAAATCCATGCGCCGATCAGCGGCCTGATCGGCCAGCGTGCCGCGCGCAATGGCCAATTCGTGCAGGCCGGCGCCTATCTGTTGTCGGTGGTGCCCGATGAAGACATCTGGATTCAGGCCAACTTCAAGGAAACCCAGATTGGCCATATGCAACCCGGACAGAAAGCCGAACTGACCTTCGACGCCTACGGCGACACGCCGATCGAAGCCCGTGTCGACAGCCTGTTCGCCGCCTCGGGGGCGCAGTTCAGCCTGTTGCCGCCGGACAATGCCACGGGCAACTTCACCAAGGTCGTGCAACGGATCCCGGTGAAACTGACCTTCGCCGCCGACAACCCTCTGCGCGGCAAGATCCGCCCAGGCATGTCGGTGACCGCCAAGGTCAACATCAAGGACACGCCTGAAGACCTCACCAGCAAACTAAGCAGCAAAGACACCCCTGACGATGGCCGGTGATCAACTGATCCGCCCGGTCGGGGAACCGACCCGGCGGGACTGGATCGCGGTTATGAGCGTGATGCTCGGCGCCTTCATGGCGGTGCTCGACATCCAGATCACCAACTCCTCGCTCAAGGACATTCAGGGCGCGCTGTCGGCAACCCTGGAAGAAGGATCGTGGATTTCCACCTCGTACCTGGTGGCGGAAATCATCATGATCCCGCTGACCGCGTGGCTGGTTCAGCTGTTATCGGCGCGACGCCTGGCGGTGTGGGTGTCCCTCGGTTTTCTGGTTGCCTCGCTGCTGTGCTCCATGGCCTGGAGCCTGGAGAGCATGATCGTCTTTCGTGCCTTGCAGGGCTTCACGGGCGGCGCGCTGATTCCGTTGGCGTTCACCCTGACCCTGATCAAACTCCCCGAACATCACCGCGCCAAAGGCATGGCGATGTTCGCCATGACTGCCACCTTCGCTCCTTCGATCGGCCCGACGCTCGGTGGCTGGCTGACGGAAAACTGGGGCTGGGAATACATTTTCTACATCAACATACCGCCTGGCCTGCTCATGATCGCCGGCCTGATGTACGGCCTGGAAAAGAAGGCAGCCCACTGGGAACTGCTGAAAAGCACCGACTACGCCGGGATTGTCACCCTGGGCGTCGGCCTGGGCTGTTTGCAGGTGTTCCTGGAGGAAGGCCATCGCAAGGACTGGCTGGAGTCGGACCTGATCGTGGCTCTGGGCAGCATCGCGCTGATCAGCCTGATCACCTTCGTGATCGTACAGTTTTCCAAACCCAATCCGCTGATCAACCTCGGCATCCTGGGCAATCGCAACTTCGGTCTATCGAGCATTTCCAGCATCGGAATGGGGGTTGGGCTGTACGGGTCGATCTACCTCTTGCCGCTGTATCTGGCGCAGATCCAGAACTACAACGCCCTGCAGATCGGCGAAGTGATCATGTGGATGGGCGTGCCGCAGCTGTTCCTGATTCCGCTGGTGCCCAAGTTGATGAAGGTTGTCTCGCCGAAATGGCTGTGCACGATTGGCTTCGGCCTGTTCGGCCTGGCGAGTTTTTCCTCTGGCGTGCTCAACCCGGATTTCGCCGGGCCACAGTTCAACCAGATCCAGATCATTCGCGCCTTGGGCCAGCCGCTGATCATGGTCACCATTTCGCTGATCGCCACGGCGTACATCCTGCCCCAGGATGCGGGCTCGGCGTCGAGCCTGTTCAACATCCTGCGCAACCTCGGCGGCGCCATCGGCATCGCCCTCCTCGCCACCCTGCTGGATGCGCGGACCAAGACCTACTTCGATTATCTGCGCGAGGCGATCGTGCCGAGCAATCCGCAGGTGGCCGAACGCCTGGCGTCATTGACCAGCACCCTGGGCAACGAAACGGCGGCGTTGGGCAAACTCAGTGAGATCGCCCACCAGCAGGCGTCGATCATGGCCTACAACGATGCGTTTCATTTTGTCGGGATTGCGCTGGGGATCAGCATGTTGGCGGTGTTGTTGACCAGGACATTGCCGGCAGGGTTGAAGGCTGGGGAAGCACATTGATTTTGTAGCACCCTGAATGGCCTCATCGCGGGCAAGCCCGCTCCCACAAGGTTTTGTGTCGCAAACCGATTATGTGAACACCGCAAAACCTGTGGGAGCGGGCTTGCCCGCGATGAGGCCAGTCCAGGCACCGCAAATCAAACGGTAATCAACCGCTCCCGCAACTTGGCAATCTCGTCGCGCATCTGCGCCGCCGCTTCGAATTCCAGGTCACGCGCCAACTGGTACATCTTCTCTTCCAGCGCCTTGATGCGCTTGGCGATCTCACCCGGCGAGCGCAACTCGGCTTCGTAGCGGGCGCTTTCCTCGGCGGCCTTGGCCATGCCCTTGCGCTTCTTGCTGCGCGAACCCGGCACGGTGGCGCCTTCCATGATGTCGGCAACGTCCTTGAACACGCCCTTGGGCGTGATGCCGTTGGCCAGGTTGAAGGCGATCTGCTTGTCGCGGCGGCGCTCGGTTTCACCAATCGCCCGCTCCATGGAGCCCGTGATCCGGTCGGCATACAGGATCGCCCGGCCATTGAGGTTACGCGCCGCCCGGCCGATGGTCTGGATCAGCGAGCGCTCGGAACGCAGGAAGCCTTCCTTGTCGGCATCGAGGATCGCCACCAGCGACACCTCCGGCATGTCCAGGCCCTCACGCAGCAGGTTGATCCCCACCAGCACATCGAAGGTGCCCAGGCGCAAGTCGCGGATGATTTCCACCCGCTCCACGGTGTCGATGTCCGAGTGCAGATAACGTACGCGCACGCCGTGATCGGCCAGGTAGTCGGTCAAGTCCTCGGCCATGCGCTTGGTCAGCGTAGTGACCAGCACTCGCTCTTCCAGCGCGACACGCTTGCTGATTTCAGATAGCAAGTCGTCAACCTGGGTCAGTGCCGGGCGGATCTCGATTTGCGGGTCTACCAGCCCGGTCGGACGCACCACCATGTCAATGACGCGCCCGGCGTGTTCGGCTTCATAGTTGCCCGGCGTCGCCGAGACAAAAATCGTCTGCGGGCTGATGCTTTCCCATTCGTCGAAACGCATCGGCCGGTTGTCCAGCGCCGACGGCAGACGGAAACCATATTCCACCAGCGTCTCTTTACGCGAGCGGTCGCCTTTGTACATGGCGCCCACTTGCGGCACGCTGACGTGGGATTCGTCGATCACCAGCAAGGCGTCGGCCGGCAGGTAATCATAGAGGGTCGGCGGCGCTGCGCCGGCTTCGCGACCGGACAGGTAGCGCGAATAGTTCTCGATGCCGTTGCAATAACCCAGCTCGAGAATCATCTCCAGGTCAAACCGGGTGCGCTGCTCCAGACGCTGGGCCTCCACCAGTTTGTTGTTGGAGCGCAGGTATTCCAGGCGTTCCTGCAACTCGACCTTGATCCCTTCGACGGCGCCCATCAGGGTTTCCCGGGGCGTTACGTAGTGGCTTTTTGGATAGAAGGTGAAGCGCGGCAGCTTGCGAATGACTTCACCGGTCAGCGGGTCGAATGCCGACAGGCTTTCCACTTCATCGTCGAAGAGTTCGATGCGGATCGCTTCAAAATCCGATTCCGCCGGGTGGATATCAATCACATCGCCGCGTACACGGAACGTCGCGCGGGCGAATTCCATGTCGTTGCGGGTGTATTGCAAGTCGGCCAGGCGGCGCAGCAATTCACGCTGGTCTAGCTTGTCGCCGCGATCCACGTGCAAAACCATCTTCAGATAGGTTTCCGGGCTGCCCAAGCCGTAGATGCACGACACCGTGGTGACGATGATCGCGTCCTTGCGCTCCAGCAGAGCTTTGGTCGCGGACAGCCGCATCTGCTCGATATGGTCGTTGATCGAGGCGTCTTTCTCGATGAAGGTGTCCGAAGACGGCACGTAGGCTTCAGGCTGGTAGTAGTCGTAGTAGGAAACGAAGTACTCGACGGCATTGTTCGGGAAGAACGCCTTGAACTCACCGTACAACTGCGCGGCGAGGGTCTTGTTGGGCGCCAGCACCAAAGTCGGGCGCTGTACCTGGGCGATCACGTTGGCGATGCTGAAGGTCTTGCCTGAACCGGTCACACCGAGCAACGTCTGGTGCGCCAGGCCGGCCTCAATGCCTTCGACCATCAGGCGGATGGCCTCCGGTTGATCGCCGGCGGGCTCGAAGCGGGTGACTAGCTGGAATTCCGACATGTAAAACCCCTGGGATCACTCTTGCCGGTAAAACCGACACGAACGAGAAAGACCGCAAACGACCGATGTCGCCCGAGGAAAAAACTGGATTGCGCTCAATGTGGAGCCGA
Proteins encoded in this window:
- a CDS encoding MDR family MFS transporter, which produces MAGDQLIRPVGEPTRRDWIAVMSVMLGAFMAVLDIQITNSSLKDIQGALSATLEEGSWISTSYLVAEIIMIPLTAWLVQLLSARRLAVWVSLGFLVASLLCSMAWSLESMIVFRALQGFTGGALIPLAFTLTLIKLPEHHRAKGMAMFAMTATFAPSIGPTLGGWLTENWGWEYIFYINIPPGLLMIAGLMYGLEKKAAHWELLKSTDYAGIVTLGVGLGCLQVFLEEGHRKDWLESDLIVALGSIALISLITFVIVQFSKPNPLINLGILGNRNFGLSSISSIGMGVGLYGSIYLLPLYLAQIQNYNALQIGEVIMWMGVPQLFLIPLVPKLMKVVSPKWLCTIGFGLFGLASFSSGVLNPDFAGPQFNQIQIIRALGQPLIMVTISLIATAYILPQDAGSASSLFNILRNLGGAIGIALLATLLDARTKTYFDYLREAIVPSNPQVAERLASLTSTLGNETAALGKLSEIAHQQASIMAYNDAFHFVGIALGISMLAVLLTRTLPAGLKAGEAH
- the uvrB gene encoding excinuclease ABC subunit UvrB; its protein translation is MSEFQLVTRFEPAGDQPEAIRLMVEGIEAGLAHQTLLGVTGSGKTFSIANVIAQVQRPTLVLAPNKTLAAQLYGEFKAFFPNNAVEYFVSYYDYYQPEAYVPSSDTFIEKDASINDHIEQMRLSATKALLERKDAIIVTTVSCIYGLGSPETYLKMVLHVDRGDKLDQRELLRRLADLQYTRNDMEFARATFRVRGDVIDIHPAESDFEAIRIELFDDEVESLSAFDPLTGEVIRKLPRFTFYPKSHYVTPRETLMGAVEGIKVELQERLEYLRSNNKLVEAQRLEQRTRFDLEMILELGYCNGIENYSRYLSGREAGAAPPTLYDYLPADALLVIDESHVSVPQVGAMYKGDRSRKETLVEYGFRLPSALDNRPMRFDEWESISPQTIFVSATPGNYEAEHAGRVIDMVVRPTGLVDPQIEIRPALTQVDDLLSEISKRVALEERVLVTTLTKRMAEDLTDYLADHGVRVRYLHSDIDTVERVEIIRDLRLGTFDVLVGINLLREGLDMPEVSLVAILDADKEGFLRSERSLIQTIGRAARNLNGRAILYADRITGSMERAIGETERRRDKQIAFNLANGITPKGVFKDVADIMEGATVPGSRSKKRKGMAKAAEESARYEAELRSPGEIAKRIKALEEKMYQLARDLEFEAAAQMRDEIAKLRERLITV